A genomic region of Fodinisporobacter ferrooxydans contains the following coding sequences:
- a CDS encoding tetratricopeptide repeat-containing glycosyltransferase family 2 protein produces the protein MPSVSLCMIVRNEADCLRDCLESVQSVVDEIIVVDTGSTDQTLEIARQYGACCFQAEWQNDFAKMRNRSLEHATKDYILVLDADERLLPESREELRKCLETFPMADGFFVHILNQTDGEGIEEMEVSLNVRLFRNEPRYRFSAALHEQIAESILRGQPPGTIFDSKIRILHSGYLKKNVQQKQKAQRNLAIALEECKRHPGDAFRAFNLGIEYMRLQQLPQAIEAFEFARQWCKRDALWVSRFFKIYISTLMQCGNWEQANVLLTEALAIFPDYTDLYYLQGVYHFQHGQWNEALQNFGHCIQIGDPPIPPYTVEKGISTYRPYFAMGQVFQSSGRKVEAIVAYREAFQLNPRFAQAFVRFAVLLLAESADAGTLAYMEQVAAAAGENRHAWIGMALAAANHFVKAKEYLESVPDPQRVAEQLAVVYACLNEQEKLFRLLQDCDPHGAIRMQVRKHLLETGQRILETGLQRFPESEALQTLSLEYKKMLP, from the coding sequence ATGCCGTCTGTTTCGCTGTGCATGATTGTCCGGAATGAAGCAGATTGTTTGCGCGATTGTCTGGAAAGTGTCCAGTCGGTGGTTGATGAGATCATTGTCGTCGACACCGGATCTACCGATCAGACGTTGGAGATCGCCCGCCAATATGGAGCCTGTTGTTTCCAGGCAGAATGGCAAAACGATTTTGCCAAGATGCGGAACAGGAGCCTGGAGCATGCGACCAAAGACTACATCCTTGTCCTGGATGCCGATGAACGATTGCTTCCGGAAAGCCGGGAAGAGCTTCGTAAATGTCTCGAAACGTTTCCAATGGCAGACGGTTTTTTCGTGCACATTTTGAATCAAACGGATGGCGAAGGGATTGAGGAAATGGAAGTATCGCTGAATGTGCGGCTGTTTCGCAACGAGCCCCGCTACCGTTTTTCCGCCGCCCTGCACGAGCAAATCGCCGAATCGATTCTGCGCGGCCAACCGCCGGGAACGATCTTTGATTCCAAGATCCGTATTCTTCACTCGGGCTATTTAAAAAAGAATGTGCAGCAAAAACAAAAAGCGCAGAGAAATTTGGCGATCGCTCTGGAGGAATGCAAGCGCCATCCCGGTGACGCATTCCGCGCTTTTAATCTGGGGATTGAATACATGCGCCTGCAGCAACTGCCACAAGCCATCGAAGCTTTCGAATTCGCCCGTCAGTGGTGCAAGCGCGATGCTCTCTGGGTCTCCCGATTTTTCAAGATCTATATTTCTACCTTGATGCAATGTGGAAACTGGGAGCAAGCGAATGTTCTCTTGACGGAAGCGTTGGCCATCTTTCCGGATTATACGGATTTATATTATCTGCAGGGCGTGTATCATTTTCAACATGGCCAGTGGAATGAAGCGCTGCAAAATTTTGGCCATTGCATCCAAATCGGCGATCCGCCGATCCCTCCTTATACTGTCGAAAAGGGGATTTCGACATACCGGCCGTATTTCGCCATGGGGCAAGTATTCCAAAGCAGCGGGCGGAAGGTAGAAGCGATCGTCGCTTACCGTGAAGCGTTTCAGTTGAATCCCCGTTTTGCGCAGGCGTTTGTGCGCTTCGCCGTGCTGTTGTTGGCGGAATCAGCCGATGCCGGAACGCTTGCTTATATGGAACAAGTGGCTGCGGCCGCCGGGGAGAATCGCCATGCATGGATCGGGATGGCGCTTGCCGCGGCGAACCATTTTGTCAAGGCGAAGGAATATTTGGAATCCGTTCCCGATCCGCAACGTGTGGCGGAACAGTTGGCAGTGGTGTATGCATGTCTGAATGAACAGGAAAAGTTGTTCCGTCTGCTGCAGGACTGCGATCCGCATGGCGCGATCCGGATGCAGGTGCGCAAACATCTGTTAGAGACGGGACAGCGGATTTTGGAAACAGGGCTGCAGCGGTTTCCCGAATCAGAAGCCTTGCAGACATTATCTTTGGAATATAAGAAGATGCTGCCATGA
- a CDS encoding tetratricopeptide repeat-containing glycosyltransferase family 2 protein has product MNRISLCMIVRNEAKTIAACLESARKAVDEIIIVDTGSTDGTVELCRSFEADIYHYDWCDDFAKARNYGLERATGDWILMLDADDELNVQDRQTIRLLTEGEQTDAYFFLTENWVGDSSDPSILNYAQLRLFRNRPDFRYQGAIHEMIPAISNARCKYVPIKIIHRGYLDTLVQERQKISRNVAILRKELACCPDDPALLYYLGNEMLRMGQMEEAADFYEQALKQSRCDGEQRRCFLPELPTKYAYCLWKREQGEKALQVLQEAQAHAPKHTDLWFLLGNILFENGDLEGACTAFATCLSMGEAPPEYPSQAGCGSFQAAFFLGLIALEQRNMELAQRHFQAALRMNPQHLPSITQLCTCFWIQGKYDQVRGMLDRVSSPVKDMDWTRFLAILNQVIDSGRVDPEVCTQSNVPAFFNCMAALAAFHKTDTVAALLCQLPHRLLDVAMQEQWFYEAMGRYWLRAAVCLERSK; this is encoded by the coding sequence ATGAACAGAATCAGTCTATGCATGATCGTGCGCAATGAGGCCAAGACGATTGCAGCATGTCTGGAAAGTGCGCGGAAGGCTGTCGATGAAATCATCATCGTCGATACTGGTTCGACTGACGGCACCGTAGAGCTTTGCCGTTCCTTTGAAGCGGACATTTACCACTATGACTGGTGCGATGATTTTGCCAAGGCGCGCAACTACGGGTTGGAACGTGCGACAGGCGACTGGATTCTCATGCTGGATGCCGATGATGAACTGAATGTCCAGGATCGCCAAACCATTCGCCTGCTGACGGAGGGTGAGCAAACCGATGCATATTTCTTTCTGACCGAAAATTGGGTCGGTGACAGCAGCGATCCGTCCATTTTAAACTACGCGCAACTGCGTTTGTTTCGCAACCGCCCGGATTTCCGCTATCAAGGCGCCATTCATGAAATGATTCCGGCTATTTCGAACGCTCGCTGCAAGTATGTGCCGATCAAGATCATCCACCGCGGGTATTTGGATACGCTTGTGCAAGAGCGGCAAAAGATAAGCCGGAATGTGGCGATATTGCGAAAAGAATTGGCTTGCTGTCCGGATGATCCGGCGCTCCTGTACTATTTGGGCAATGAGATGCTGAGGATGGGCCAGATGGAGGAAGCCGCCGACTTTTATGAACAAGCGCTCAAGCAGTCTCGGTGTGACGGCGAGCAGCGACGCTGCTTTCTGCCCGAATTGCCGACGAAATATGCGTACTGCCTGTGGAAGCGGGAGCAAGGGGAAAAAGCGCTGCAAGTGCTGCAGGAAGCGCAGGCGCATGCTCCAAAACACACAGATTTATGGTTTTTGCTAGGCAATATTTTGTTCGAAAACGGTGATCTGGAAGGAGCATGTACGGCTTTTGCAACGTGTCTCTCAATGGGCGAGGCGCCGCCGGAATATCCGTCACAGGCCGGGTGCGGTTCCTTTCAGGCGGCATTCTTCTTGGGACTCATTGCCCTTGAACAAAGAAATATGGAATTGGCGCAGCGGCATTTCCAGGCGGCCCTCCGGATGAATCCACAGCATCTTCCGTCCATTACCCAACTCTGTACATGCTTTTGGATTCAGGGGAAATATGATCAAGTACGAGGCATGTTGGATCGCGTATCATCGCCGGTTAAAGATATGGATTGGACCCGATTTCTTGCGATACTGAACCAAGTGATCGACTCCGGGCGGGTCGATCCGGAAGTCTGCACCCAATCAAACGTACCAGCTTTTTTCAATTGTATGGCTGCATTGGCTGCCTTTCATAAAACCGATACCGTTGCCGCACTGCTTTGCCAGCTTCCGCACCGGTTGTTGGATGTGGCCATGCAAGAACAGTGGTTTTATGAGGCAATGGGAAGATATTGGCTCCGTGCGGCTGTGTGTTTGGAGAGATCAAAATGA
- a CDS encoding glycosyltransferase family 2 protein, translating to MTVTACLIVRDEAELLEVCIRSIHGFTKDVVVVDTGSLDDSPDIAKRLGCTVFHLPWQDDFSAARNFAIEHATGEWVLCIDADERIELACSRDDVHRMLETTTCQAFTAEVHSYLGQRRNSDFVFQDQRVVLFRRDPLVRFRRRVHEDVTESLSLRYGESLAIGKLPLVVCHLGYLDTIVEKRQKRERNIRLLQMEIAEHGSSPWIEYCLGTERAGNEQWDQALPLLEHVVYSGTGEERFWLPAAYALACCYLKLERGEDCSTICSMAIVHDHDMHFHFSLLQSEARFANKNSLAALLDGEVCHSLQSEQDVFAFSARYLVLFRQLWQKSGST from the coding sequence ATGACGGTAACAGCTTGTTTGATTGTCCGGGATGAAGCCGAGTTGTTGGAGGTGTGTATCAGAAGCATTCATGGATTCACAAAGGACGTGGTGGTTGTCGACACCGGTTCGCTTGACGACAGTCCGGATATTGCGAAGCGGCTGGGCTGCACGGTGTTTCATTTGCCGTGGCAGGATGATTTCAGCGCAGCCCGCAATTTCGCAATCGAACATGCGACTGGAGAATGGGTGTTGTGTATCGACGCTGATGAACGGATCGAGCTTGCGTGCAGCCGTGATGATGTACACCGGATGCTTGAAACGACCACCTGCCAGGCGTTTACAGCCGAAGTCCACAGCTATCTCGGTCAGCGCCGGAATTCGGACTTCGTATTTCAAGATCAGCGAGTGGTGTTATTTCGCAGGGATCCCTTGGTGCGCTTTCGGCGCAGAGTCCACGAAGACGTGACGGAAAGCCTTTCTCTCCGTTATGGAGAGAGCCTTGCGATTGGCAAACTTCCGCTCGTCGTTTGCCACTTGGGTTATCTGGATACGATCGTCGAAAAACGGCAAAAACGGGAGCGCAATATACGGCTTTTGCAGATGGAGATCGCGGAACATGGATCGTCGCCATGGATCGAGTACTGTCTGGGTACGGAACGGGCGGGAAATGAACAATGGGATCAAGCGCTCCCCCTCTTGGAACACGTCGTTTACAGCGGAACCGGAGAGGAACGGTTCTGGCTGCCGGCAGCCTATGCGCTGGCATGTTGTTACTTGAAACTGGAAAGAGGGGAAGATTGCAGTACCATTTGCAGCATGGCGATTGTGCATGATCATGACATGCACTTTCATTTTTCTCTTCTTCAATCGGAGGCCCGTTTCGCGAATAAAAATTCCCTCGCTGCGTTGCTGGATGGGGAAGTCTGTCATTCGTTGCAGTCGGAGCAAGACGTTTTCGCCTTTTCCGCCCGTTATCTGGTTTTGTTCCGACAGCTTTGGCAGAAGAGCGGATCGACATGA